In Chloroflexota bacterium, the sequence CCCACTACTGGGATGGCGCGGCGCTGGCAGCTGCCTTCAACGCGGCAAGCGCCAGGCACGTGCCCCACTATTGGGTACCCCACTCCCTGGGCCGGCTGAAAAAACGTAACGTCTCAGCGGCGCAGTGGTATCCCCTTCGGATCGAAGAGCGCATCGCCGTCGAAAACGATCTGATTCCGCAGCTGGACGGTATTGCCGCCACCTCGGCCACCATCCAACAGTCTCTTCTGAATGACTATGGCTACCGTGGCCCTTCCCTGTTTCTGCCACCATGCGTGGACACCGATCGCTTCCACCCAAGGCCGGTATCCGATGATAATCCCATCTGGAAAACCCTGGCAGACCTGACCGGCTACTCCACAGACCAGGTGCGCAGCCACAAGATCGTGACTGAAATCAGCCGCACCGACAGCACCAAACGCAAGGATGTGTTGCTGCGTGCCTTTTCCCGGGCGCGTCGCAGCAGTCCTGCATGCATTCTGATTGTCGCCATCGACGACAGGCAGGCGGCCCTGGCGGACAGCCTGCACTCGTTAATGGATGAACTGGGATTGGCGGGACAGGTGGCTACCGTCGGGCCGATATGGGACCTGCTGCCGGACCTGTATGCCGTGACCGATCTATACTGCACGCCGTCCATTATGGAGGGATTCGGCATGTCGGCCCAGGAAGCCGCGGCAACGGCCGTGCCGGTCGTCTCCAGCCAGCTGGTACCCTTCGCCACCGAGTACCTGTTGGGGGCTAATCCGCAGATCATCGAGGTGGAAAAGGCCGCCGATCCGCTGCGCGTTGGCCAGGGAGCTATTGTCGTCCGGGCAGACGATGTGGCCGGCTTTGCTCATGCGCTGAGCTATCTGCTGAACGATGACAGCCTGCGCTGCCGGATGGGCCGGCAGGCCTATGAGATCACCGTGCCCTACTTCACGTGGGACCATATGGTTCGGGCCTTTCTCCAGGGCATCGCCTTCGATAGCGACAGCAGCGAAAGACCCCTCCCGTGAAACAACAGCTCGACCCTGCACGCCTGGCTCGAATACTTCAGGCAGACGATATTGCGGCCCTCCCGCCAGAGCAACTCAGGCGCTTATTCCAGACAGAGCCCGGTATCGACCAGTTCCTGCCCGACGGGATTTGCCAGGTTGATCCGAGAAACGGGGAACGCATCCTTTTCAACACTTCCAGAGCCCGCCGGCCCCACGACAACCGTCCAACACCGGACAGCAACGCCAACGCGTTCGAACAATGCGTCGTTTGCCAGGGCAAGACAACCGGGGTGATCGACGTGGCGGCGCTCAGCGAGGGCTTCACCTTCATCAACAAAAACCTGTTTCCCATGCTGTACCCTGCCGAATCCAGGCTCACCCGCCAACCGCCAGCCATCGGGGGAGCTGACAGGATCGAAGGCGCCGCAGCAGTTGGGTACCATTTTCTGCAATGGACATCATCGCTGCACGACCGGGACTGGCACAACATGCCTCTGGAAGATGGCATGGTTGCCATGCAGCGATTGGCCAGGTTGGAGAAAAAGCTGCTCGACGACTGCGACCAGCTTCTGCCATCGCGTTTCCCTCAAGAGTCTGGCGACGGTGCTCCGGGCGCATTTGTCTCCATCATAAAAAACTACGGCCGCCTGGTGGGAGGCTCCCTGGCCCATGGCCATCAACAGATTGCCCTCAGCAACGTGATGCCGCGGCGTTTCAAGGAAAACTGGCGCTTTCTGCAGAATCACGGAGAGACGTTCAGCGCTTTCATGCTGCGCCGGAACCCTGCCGATTTGCTGTTGCTGGATTACGGCCCCGTTCAACTCATCGTGCCCTATTTCATGCGGCGACCCTACGATATGCTGTTGCTCGTGAAGGACATCAGAATACGCTACATCCATGAGCTCCCTGCGGCAGGCCTGAAAGCAGTTGTCCAGGGATGGCACGATGCTATTGGCGCCATCCGCTGGATCATGCCACGGGTTGGCCGGGAGCTGGCCTACAATGTGCTCGTTCACAACGGCCCTGGCGCGGGCCTCTATTTTGAGTTTCTGCCCTATACCCAGGAGACCGGCGGTTTCGAGCACCTGGGGCTGGCCGTCTGCCAGAGCAACCCCGGGGAAGCAGCCAGTCGCCTGCGGGGCTTTTTTGGATCAGCGCGAGGTTAAGGCTTTCAGAAGACGGCAGACGGCGGACGGCTTCCAGAAGACGGCAGACGGCGGACGGCTTCCAGAAGACGGCAGACGGCGGACGGCTTCCAGAAGACGGCAGACGGCGGACGGCAGACCGCGGTCGGACTGGAGTCGAGGCTTCAGCCGGGAAGGCGGCGCGGCGATCCTCAGTCGGCGGTCATCGGTCGGTGGTCGGCGGTCGGCGGTCGGAGCGTTTGGACCACGAAGGCGCGAAGGTTCACGCGCCAGCAGGCGTACCGTGAGGTAAGACCGCGAAGCGCGAAGGGCACGAAGGGCACGAAAGAAGTTGACAGCGGTCAGCGGTCAGCNNNNNNNNNNNNNNNNNNNNNNNNNNNNNNNNNNNNNNNNNNNNNNNNNNNNNNNNNNNNNNNNNNNNNNNNNNNNNNNNNNNNNNNNNNNNNNNNNNNNGGTTCACGCGCCAGCAGGCGTACCGTGAGGTAAGACCGCGAAGCGCGAAGGGCACGAAGGGCACGAAAGAAGTTGACAGCGGTCAGCGGTCAGCGGTCGGAGCGTTTGGACCACGAAGGCGCGAAGGGCACGAAAGAAGTTGACAGCGGTCAGCGGTCGGTGGTCAGTGGTCGGAGCGTTTGGACCACGAAGGCGCGAAGGTTCACGAAGACCGCGAAGCGCGAAGGGCACGAAGGGCACGAAAGAAGTTGACAGCGGTCAGCGGTCGGTGGTCAGAAGACGGCAGACGGCTTCCAGAAGACAGCAGACGGCGGACGGCAGACCGCGGTCGGACTGGAGTCGAGGCTTCAGCCGGGAAGGCGGCGCGGCGATCCTCAGTCGGCGGTCGGCGGTCTTCGGTCGGCGGTCTTCGGTCGGCGGTCTTCTGTCAGCGGTCTTCTGTCAGCGGTCTTCTGCCAGCGGTCGAAGGAGAAGTCATCACAGTGAACATTCCCGCCGGCGATCTGGATGTGCTTTCGGTGGGCGAGGCGATCGTGGATCTCATCGCCGAGCAGGAGACGGCGACCCTTGAAGAAGCGGCTCATTTTCGCCGTTTCCAGGGAGGCGCCCCGGCAAATCTGGCTGTTAACGTGGCAAAGCTGGCAGGATCGGCAGCCCTGATTGCCAACCTGGGCAGCGGTCCATTCAGCCGGTTTTTGCAGTCCAGCTTCCACCAGGCCGGGTTGGAAACCTGTTACCTCGTTTCCGATCCGACCGCGCGCACCAGCGTCATCTTCATCTCCCGCTCCCCCGGCACAGCCGACTCTGTGACGCTGCGCGATGCCGACTTCAAACTGCGCCCCGAGCATATCTCCAGCGAGGCGATTGGGCGAGCCAGAGTCGTCCACACGACTGCTTTCGCCCTGGCGCGTGAGCCTTGCCGGTCCGCGGTGATTGAGGCATGCAAGATGGGGCGCGAGCAGGGCAAGATCGTATCGCTTGATCCCAACTATAACCCGCCTGTCTGGCCCGATCGCCAGGAGGCAATGAGCGTGCTGCAGCGGGTATTCTCCTATGTCACAATCACCAAGCCATCGCTGGATGACGCCCACCGCCTGTTTGGTCCGGGAAAGTCACCGGAGGCCTATGTTGACATGTACCATGCCATGGGTCCGGAGCTGGTCGTATTGACCATGGCAGCAGATGGTATCCTGCTGTCCGACTCGGCGACGCGGCACCTTATCCCTGCCAACCCTGTGCGGGTGGTCGATGCAACCGGAGCAGGCGACGCCTTTTGGGCGGGCTTTCTGGTGGCGTTGCTGGACGGACACTGCCCGACTACCTGCGTGCTTTTTGGCCGGGAAGTGGCGGAACGGAAACTGAGCACCGCGGGACCTCTGCCGGCGAAGCTGGACCGCCAGGAGGTATACCGGTCGATCGGATGACGCTTCATTTTGCCCTCACAAAACGCCCGTGGTATAATGCTCGCCAGTCAAATTGGAGGCAGAACAAAGTGCAGAATGTTTTTTATATCGTTCAAATGATTCTCGGCGTTGTCCTGATCAGTCTGGTTGTCGCCCAGTCAAAGGGAAGTGGCGCTGGCGCCATGTTTGGCGGAGACAGCTCATTTACGACCACACGGCGGGGCGCGGAAAAAACCATGTTCAACCTGACCGTGGTTGTTGCTCTTCTGTTTTTTCTGACGGCTCTGGTGAGCATGGTCGTTCTCTCCTAGCCATCACCAAGCCTTCGGCCTATCCGATTGCCGCGTCCACGGGCTGTGAGGCGCGGCGTTTTTCATGTAAGGACTCTGACTGTTGGGACGTGCAATTCGTTGGCAGGCATTGATCGCCCTTGTCGGCATCATCCTGCTGGCCAGTATCCTCGCATCGACAGCCTTCGACGTCTCCAGCGTGACAGTACCGGTGACCGGGGGTGTCTACACCGAAGCTGTAGTGGGGTTTCCGCGGGGTATCAACCCATTGCTCAGCTATGGCAGTGACCTCGATCGCGACTTGAGCGGCTTGCTGTTTCAGGGCCTGGCAGCTATCGACGAGCGCGGTGAAGTGGTTCCTGCCCTGGCCGAAAGCTGGGAAATCAGCCCGGATCAACGGGATTACACCTTTCATCTTCGGGAAGATGTGCGCTGGCACGATGGCGCCCCGTTCACAGCCAACGATGTGCTCTTCACAGTCGGTGTCATGCAATCGGATGCCTTTGCCAGCGCTGATTTCCCGGCTCCTGGCTACCTGTCCGACCTGTGGCGCAGTGTGTCGGCGGAGCGAATCGACGACTTCACGGTGCGTTTCCGGCTGCAGGAGCCCTATTCTCCCTTTTTGTACGAAAACACAATCGGCATCCTTCCGGAACACCTGTGGCGTTCTGTGCCCATCGAAGATATGCCCCGGTCCATCCTGAACGAACAGCCGGTTGGCACCGGTCCCTGGCAGCTGACCGGCATGACGGCCCTCTCAGCGCGGCTGGAGCCAAGCTCCTTCTGGCAGGGGCCAGATCCATATCTTGAGGCGCTGGAACTGCGATACTACCCTGATTACCCCAGCGCCTTTGCGGCCTTCGACGCGGGTGAAGTCGACGGGGTAAGCCGGATCCTGCCCGGGAACCTGTCCACCGCTCATGAAAGCGATGAAATGGCGGTTTTCAGCGCCCCGCTGGCCGGAGAGACCTTCGTCTATTTCAACCTGGACAATCCCAATACACCCTTTCTGGCCGATCCTGAAATTCGGCAGGCCCTCTGGTTGGCCCTGGATATTCCGGCGACCATCGACCAGGCGTTGCAGGGTCAGGGGATTCCAGCCTCAGGACCCGTTATGCCGGGAACGTGGGCCCATGTCGAGAGCAAAAAGCCCGTTGCCGATCCAAAGAGTGCTGCCCGGATGCTGGCCGATGCGGGCTGGATTGACGAGGATGGCGATGGGGTTCGCCAACAGGGCGAGATAACCATGTCGTTCATCCTGCTTGGCGATGACGAAGCGGTGCTCAACTCGTTGGCAGAGCAGTGGGCCCGGATCGGCGTGTGGGCCAAACCTCAGGTTGTCAGCCTGGTCAGCCTGGCTGGGGACCATCTTGCCACGGGCAATTACGAAGCAGCGCTGGTCCATTGGCAGCTTAGCGCTGATCCGGACCCCTATCCGTTGTGGCATTCGACCCAGGCGGGCGATGGACAGAACTACTCCGGTTGGAACCATCGACGGGCCGACGAGATCATGGAAGAGGGCCGATCTGTCAGTGATCCGGGACGGCGGATGGAACTTTATGCCGAATTCCAGGAGATCTTCGCCGAACAGTTGCCCGCCTTGCCGCTCTACTTCGACGTCTACAACTTCGGCGTCAACAGCAAGGTGAAGGATGTGCAGGTTGGGCGTCTCAACTCGCCGCTGGATCGTTTCCACACCCTGGATCAGTGGTATATCGTTACGGAGCGCAAGACGGTGGAGCCGTAAGGGTATGTCAGAATGTCATCATTCCGCATCTCGACATGTCAGTATTTTGACATCCTGGCATATTTGTTATCGCTGAGTGGTTTGACAATTCGTTGCGGCGGTGGTAAACTCTTCGCCGTGGGCCGAAGTGGCGGAATAGGAAGACGCGCTACGTTCAGGGCGTAGTGAGCAATAGCTCGTGTGGGTTCAAATCCCACCTTCGGCACTGTTTGTTGATAGGTCCCAGATGTTGGCATCTGGGGCTTTCCATCCGAGGACCAGCCCTGGAGGGCGTGGTGGCCAGCAAGCTTCCTGACATCCCAATCGCACCGAAACAGCTGGCACTGATCGCAGGAATCGTCCTGCTGGTGTTGTTCTGTTTCAGCTACACCAGCCGGTTGATTGCCAGCAGTGAATTGCAGGGTGAGGTCACCTTCTGGGAGCGAGAGGTTGAGTCGGAGCGGCAGCGTCTGGAGAGAAACCAGGCCCTGCTGGAGTACGCCAGGACCGACGATTTCGTCATCGAAAAGGCGCACACCGATCTGGGGTGGGCCAAGCCGGACGAGGTCGCGATCTGGGTGGTTGGCGAGGAAGCGCCCCGGGCACGACCGGTGGAGCCCGAGACCTTTCACAGCGTGTCGCCCTGGCAGCTTTGGTCCGAGCGGTTTTTCAGTCCTTGAGTGTTTGACTTTTCGACAAAGCTGGGTATAATCTTTCGATAGCGATGCGGGGTGGAGCAGAGGCAGCTCGTCGGGCTCATAACCCGAAGGCCGCAGGTTCGAGTCCTGCCCCCGCTACTGAAGATGGCTGACGACGCACTGTTGTCAGCCATCTGATTATCCGGCGACGTAGCTCAGGCGGTTAGAGCGAGGGCTTCATAATCCCTAGGTCGGTGGTTCAAGTCCACCCGTCGCCACTAACAGATACTCCCCCACAGCTCCTGTCATTCGGCGGGAGTTTGCTTTTATACCCGACTGCTGTGGATGTGCAAGTCAGACGATGAATCCAAGGTCGGATGAGCAGTGACCAGGTCGTCCGGGCGAACCACGCCTAAGGCGCAACGCGTTCAAGAGGGCGGCCGCTCAGGCCAGTGCCTCTCAATCTACATGCATCTTCCAGCAATATCAGGTCGAGCTGACCGTTATCGGTCAACGCGACTTGATAGCTTCCAGTGAGGCCAGGACAGCCGAGGTTGTCATCGGCGTTTTTCAGCATAAGCCGCGTTCCCTGCAATTGGAACCCACCCCAATCGAGTGGCAAAGTCTCGAGGCCGGCAACCGATTCGGCCGCTCGAAAAGTTCCATCCTCGAGACTTTGCGTATAGGCTCCCACTCTATCCATCCAGATTCCGATCAGATCCACGGTAGCTAAGCTAACAGCAGATAGACCCCCGTGCAGCTGTTCGAATATGAGCACTGACTGGCAAGTAGTAAGAATCAAACTGAGCGTCAAGACAGCAGCAACCATGAATAGTCGTTTTCCTTCAAACCTCTTGAAAAACATCATATCCTCCTTGTGTCATTGGGTTCATCGATGGTCGTTTTGCATATTATCACAGATCACTGCCTACAAAATATCCGCAGATTGAAGCCCGGATTTTTCCCCTCTTTCGAGATTCGCTTCGATGACACAGAAACGGACAACACAGGACAAGCACCGGAGAGAAAATCATGACAATGCCACGGACCGGTCCGCCGGTCTATGATCTTCATGAGGTTTTTTTTCGACTTTTAGATTACAGTTTGTTCATCTTCGTGCCACACCCCTCCCAGATGACCCACGTCATTGACGGATCGTTGAAAGGCTGTTAAAATCATAATCCAATGACAGATAGCAGATACCTCATGTCGTTCACCGCTGGCGCGCTCCTCTACCGGGAGAGCGTCACCCTTTCTGAACTGTGGGTACAAACCGAGGATTGGGGCATCGTCAAGGATGAGGTGCTGACAGGCAACCTCCTTCAGATGCGCACAATGAGTGCCGCCAAACGCGTTTTCCGCGAGGCCAGAGCCCGCCTTCAGACACTGACGCCGCCCCAAATGGCACTGCTCGTCGATGGACTGCGCCAGGAACAGAATTGCCTGCTCTGGCTGGCCATTTGCAAGCGCTTCCTCTTTATCCACGATTTTGCTGTTGAGGTATTGCGAGAGAAGTTCCTTCTCCTGAATCCGGTGTTAACCCAAAACGACTACGACCAGTTCTTTGCCAACAAAACGGAGTGGCATCCCGAGCTGGAGGCGTTGGCGCTCTCCACCCGGAAGAAA encodes:
- a CDS encoding DUF1819 family protein; the protein is MSFTAGALLYRESVTLSELWVQTEDWGIVKDEVLTGNLLQMRTMSAAKRVFREARARLQTLTPPQMALLVDGLRQEQNCLLWLAICKRFLFIHDFAVEVLREKFLLLNPVLTQNDYDQFFANKTEWHPELEALALSTRKKQREIVFRMLREGELLSTDGVIIPPIFSPHLVQVITQDDPAYFQIYPTPDPMVTGHTQ
- a CDS encoding sugar kinase; amino-acid sequence: MNIPAGDLDVLSVGEAIVDLIAEQETATLEEAAHFRRFQGGAPANLAVNVAKLAGSAALIANLGSGPFSRFLQSSFHQAGLETCYLVSDPTARTSVIFISRSPGTADSVTLRDADFKLRPEHISSEAIGRARVVHTTAFALAREPCRSAVIEACKMGREQGKIVSLDPNYNPPVWPDRQEAMSVLQRVFSYVTITKPSLDDAHRLFGPGKSPEAYVDMYHAMGPELVVLTMAADGILLSDSATRHLIPANPVRVVDATGAGDAFWAGFLVALLDGHCPTTCVLFGREVAERKLSTAGPLPAKLDRQEVYRSIG
- a CDS encoding glycosyltransferase, producing MKNTSPAPHVLMVTNHGVHQWQIIPGLPDTGGQNVFVNQFTAALAQLGFRVTIVNRGGYPDPSTGELRAGYKVKDFNQRILYLDDGLPEFVRKEDMHERLPALAEALTRDLQEEVDLIISHYWDGAALAAAFNAASARHVPHYWVPHSLGRLKKRNVSAAQWYPLRIEERIAVENDLIPQLDGIAATSATIQQSLLNDYGYRGPSLFLPPCVDTDRFHPRPVSDDNPIWKTLADLTGYSTDQVRSHKIVTEISRTDSTKRKDVLLRAFSRARRSSPACILIVAIDDRQAALADSLHSLMDELGLAGQVATVGPIWDLLPDLYAVTDLYCTPSIMEGFGMSAQEAAATAVPVVSSQLVPFATEYLLGANPQIIEVEKAADPLRVGQGAIVVRADDVAGFAHALSYLLNDDSLRCRMGRQAYEITVPYFTWDHMVRAFLQGIAFDSDSSERPLP
- a CDS encoding ABC transporter substrate-binding protein, translating into MGRAIRWQALIALVGIILLASILASTAFDVSSVTVPVTGGVYTEAVVGFPRGINPLLSYGSDLDRDLSGLLFQGLAAIDERGEVVPALAESWEISPDQRDYTFHLREDVRWHDGAPFTANDVLFTVGVMQSDAFASADFPAPGYLSDLWRSVSAERIDDFTVRFRLQEPYSPFLYENTIGILPEHLWRSVPIEDMPRSILNEQPVGTGPWQLTGMTALSARLEPSSFWQGPDPYLEALELRYYPDYPSAFAAFDAGEVDGVSRILPGNLSTAHESDEMAVFSAPLAGETFVYFNLDNPNTPFLADPEIRQALWLALDIPATIDQALQGQGIPASGPVMPGTWAHVESKKPVADPKSAARMLADAGWIDEDGDGVRQQGEITMSFILLGDDEAVLNSLAEQWARIGVWAKPQVVSLVSLAGDHLATGNYEAALVHWQLSADPDPYPLWHSTQAGDGQNYSGWNHRRADEIMEEGRSVSDPGRRMELYAEFQEIFAEQLPALPLYFDVYNFGVNSKVKDVQVGRLNSPLDRFHTLDQWYIVTERKTVEP
- the secG gene encoding preprotein translocase subunit SecG → MQNVFYIVQMILGVVLISLVVAQSKGSGAGAMFGGDSSFTTTRRGAEKTMFNLTVVVALLFFLTALVSMVVLS